Proteins encoded within one genomic window of Nordella sp. HKS 07:
- a CDS encoding UbiA family prenyltransferase, producing the protein MAVSTKCCPLSPRSEAVPRHREGSENNNMDVDTLPLVNTPKSGRAPFGSYVALARFDHASKHVFIIPGLILAYALREPSLDNVVVSVLLGFVSAVAIASANYVLNEWLDRDFDAHHPSKQARPAVQWSLSPFIVYLEYATFAAVGLILAWQINTPFFWTSVVFLVSGLIYNVPPVRTKDLPYVDVISEAMNNPIRLTLGWTLIDPSTLPPSSIIIAYWSAGAFLMGAKRLSEYRDIIGAGGAERLHRYRRSYRYYNAESLTVSCFLYAMISAFFISAFLVKYRLEYIVAMPFIAVLFSSYLWLALRRDSIAQRPERMFHSRRLVASLGIAVIALLITSFVDMPFLYDLSKASFIPVDRLK; encoded by the coding sequence ATGGCCGTATCTACGAAGTGCTGCCCGCTGTCACCAAGGAGTGAGGCCGTGCCGCGACATCGCGAAGGGTCGGAGAACAACAATATGGATGTCGATACTCTGCCGCTTGTCAACACTCCGAAATCTGGAAGGGCACCGTTCGGCAGCTACGTCGCGCTCGCCAGGTTCGATCATGCCAGCAAACATGTCTTCATCATACCTGGTCTCATTCTCGCCTATGCCCTGCGCGAACCCTCTCTCGATAACGTGGTTGTATCGGTCCTTCTCGGCTTTGTGAGCGCAGTCGCCATCGCTTCGGCGAATTACGTGCTCAACGAATGGCTCGACCGGGATTTCGACGCGCACCATCCCTCCAAACAAGCGCGGCCCGCCGTTCAGTGGTCGCTTTCCCCCTTCATCGTCTACCTCGAATATGCGACCTTTGCCGCGGTCGGTTTGATCCTTGCGTGGCAGATCAATACCCCCTTCTTCTGGACATCCGTCGTTTTTCTGGTCTCCGGTCTCATCTACAATGTGCCGCCGGTCCGGACGAAAGACCTGCCTTATGTCGACGTCATTTCAGAAGCGATGAACAATCCGATCCGACTGACGCTCGGCTGGACGTTGATCGATCCTTCCACGCTACCTCCAAGCAGCATTATCATCGCCTACTGGTCGGCCGGCGCCTTTCTGATGGGCGCGAAGAGACTCTCCGAATATCGGGACATTATCGGCGCCGGCGGCGCAGAGCGCCTTCACCGCTATCGCCGATCCTACCGCTATTACAACGCCGAGAGCCTGACGGTTTCCTGCTTTCTCTACGCGATGATATCGGCGTTCTTCATTTCTGCGTTTCTGGTCAAATACCGGCTGGAATATATCGTGGCTATGCCATTCATCGCCGTCTTGTTTTCTTCCTATCTTTGGCTTGCCCTCCGGAGGGATTCGATCGCACAACGGCCAGAGCGAATGTTTCACTCAAGGCGGTTGGTTGCATCGCTCGGCATCGCGGTAATCGCGCTGCTTATCACTTCCTTTGTCGACATGCCGTTTCTCTACGACCTCTCGAAGGCGAGCTTCATCCCGGTTGACAGGTTGAAATGA
- the rarD gene encoding EamA family transporter RarD — MSAIDTPVSAAHLAEAKKGVAFGIAAHLVWGVMAYYFKLLDAASPVEIAVHRGLWSLAVAAIVIWLLGQFDDVRRALASPRIVLTLLFTSLLIAFNWGFYVWAIQHGRTIEASLGYFINPLLNVLAGAIFLGERFTRLQLTAIALAVIAVLIQTIAAGVVPWLGLMLGASFCLYGLIRKTVAVGATQGFFIEVLIIFLPAFAIAVWMGETGEALFLTTPFYTWMLIGCGVLTATALLFFSVAVRRIRYSTAGIMQYISPSLVFLTAVFVFGEPMDGWRWLSFVLLWGALAIYTYAALREGRRMQEALEPAQG; from the coding sequence ATGTCCGCCATCGATACTCCTGTTTCCGCCGCCCATCTGGCCGAGGCCAAGAAGGGTGTCGCCTTCGGCATTGCGGCCCATCTCGTCTGGGGCGTGATGGCCTATTATTTCAAGCTCCTCGATGCCGCCTCGCCGGTCGAGATCGCGGTCCATCGCGGCCTCTGGTCGCTCGCCGTCGCCGCCATCGTCATTTGGCTGCTGGGCCAGTTCGACGACGTGAGGAGGGCGCTGGCCAGCCCCCGTATCGTGCTGACCCTGCTGTTCACCAGCCTGCTCATCGCCTTCAACTGGGGTTTCTATGTCTGGGCCATCCAGCATGGCCGCACCATCGAGGCGAGCCTCGGTTATTTCATCAACCCGCTCCTCAATGTTCTGGCGGGCGCCATCTTCCTCGGCGAGCGCTTCACCCGTCTGCAGCTGACCGCCATCGCGCTGGCGGTGATCGCGGTGCTGATCCAGACCATCGCGGCGGGCGTCGTGCCCTGGCTCGGGCTCATGCTGGGCGCGAGCTTCTGCCTCTATGGCCTGATCCGCAAGACCGTTGCCGTCGGCGCGACGCAGGGCTTCTTCATCGAAGTGCTGATCATTTTCCTGCCCGCATTCGCCATTGCGGTATGGATGGGCGAGACGGGCGAGGCGCTCTTCCTGACGACGCCTTTCTATACGTGGATGCTGATCGGCTGCGGTGTCCTCACCGCGACGGCGCTGCTGTTCTTTTCCGTCGCGGTCCGGCGCATCCGCTATTCGACCGCCGGCATCATGCAGTATATCTCGCCGTCGCTCGTCTTCCTCACCGCCGTCTTCGTCTTCGGCGAGCCGATGGATGGCTGGCGCTGGCTGTCCTTCGTGCTTCTGTGGGGCGCGCTCGCCATCTACACCTATGCCGCGTTGCGCGAGGGCCGGAGGATGCAGGAAGCGCTGGAGCCGGCGCAGGGGTGA
- a CDS encoding lysylphosphatidylglycerol synthase transmembrane domain-containing protein produces MRDASRVPRSRIATALRIGLGLAAGVAFVILVVRDVRLAEVGALLQRARVSPLLIAIFAFVTDFLLRAVRFWMMLRQTSRRDIPLAPTVGPFIASFGMSDFLPLRVGDAFRVVWFSRQFGISAGTVIGTMIVERILDLVTIVILGALALALVDVSAQPGLVWHFQVALAVALLGGLGMLFAPALLTRMFERLLRGVELSVVAMLISGLRATSAAVLQVGSWQRIAMFTGMSLALWILESLVLVGAWLSLGGAAGDWLKPFLAFAFSTLGTLVPSLPGHFGAFEFFGVQAFALVGVDASVAIAVVLLAHLILWAPTAIFGVCWLLFASAEKAPRST; encoded by the coding sequence ATGCGTGACGCCAGCCGGGTACCGCGAAGCCGCATCGCAACGGCGCTTCGTATCGGCCTCGGACTCGCGGCCGGGGTCGCGTTCGTCATACTGGTCGTACGTGATGTGCGTTTGGCGGAAGTCGGCGCCTTGCTTCAGCGCGCCAGGGTGAGCCCGCTACTCATCGCGATTTTTGCCTTTGTCACGGATTTCCTGCTGCGGGCCGTGCGCTTCTGGATGATGCTTCGACAAACAAGCCGTCGCGACATCCCTTTGGCACCGACCGTGGGCCCGTTCATCGCCAGTTTCGGCATGAGCGATTTCCTGCCGCTGCGGGTCGGCGACGCCTTTCGCGTGGTATGGTTCAGCCGGCAGTTTGGCATCTCCGCGGGCACCGTGATCGGCACGATGATCGTTGAGCGAATTCTCGATCTGGTGACGATCGTCATCCTGGGAGCGCTCGCCCTCGCGCTGGTCGATGTCTCGGCACAGCCTGGATTGGTATGGCACTTCCAGGTCGCCCTCGCCGTGGCTCTTCTTGGAGGACTCGGCATGCTGTTTGCGCCGGCCCTTCTTACTCGAATGTTCGAGAGGTTGTTGCGGGGCGTCGAGCTGTCTGTCGTTGCGATGCTGATCTCAGGCTTGCGGGCCACATCGGCAGCCGTGCTTCAGGTCGGATCCTGGCAGAGAATCGCTATGTTCACGGGGATGTCCCTGGCCTTGTGGATTCTCGAAAGTCTGGTGCTCGTTGGCGCCTGGCTGAGCCTGGGCGGAGCGGCGGGCGATTGGCTGAAGCCCTTCCTGGCATTTGCCTTCAGCACACTCGGAACTCTTGTACCCAGTCTTCCAGGACACTTTGGCGCCTTCGAGTTCTTCGGAGTCCAGGCTTTCGCTCTTGTCGGGGTCGACGCGTCGGTCGCTATTGCTGTGGTGCTCCTTGCTCATCTCATCCTATGGGCGCCGACGGCAATTTTCGGGGTCTGCTGGCTGCTTTTCGCCTCAGCCGAGAAGGCGCCGCGATCGACCTGA
- a CDS encoding GMC family oxidoreductase, translating into MTADIVVIGSGPGGAVTATLCAEAGRSVLLIEEGQKLPVHWPAHFSRDEILQKYRNAGISVALGSTPIAYVEGRCVGGGSEVNRGLYHRTPAYVLDWWRADYDVQHLSLDELTPHFAACEEIARVEHLPGEASPISKRLRDGAKALGWKVIEAPRLYRYAGRDAGKQSMSATFVSRFLEAGGRLMADTAVRRLSRRGGKWHLDATHAPSNGTRQAVTISADRVFIACGAVQTPALLRRSGIKWNIGDSLRFHPMLKVVAEFADEVNVSGDYDPVHQIKEFEPLFGMGCSVSSQPLLALAMANRAGFTPQLQDRWRRMGIYYVQTTGGCATVRNLPFFRDPLVRVRHSDWDLSQYADGLRRLAQALLAAGAVAVYPAAPQYPVLRSSADLRKLPESLPKGSGNNLTSVHVFSSCPMGENLARCATDSFGRVREADGLYIADASLLCGPTVVNPQGTVMAIAHRNATHAIDNNFALR; encoded by the coding sequence ATGACGGCGGACATCGTCGTCATAGGCTCCGGCCCCGGTGGGGCGGTCACGGCAACGCTCTGTGCCGAGGCGGGCAGATCCGTGCTTCTCATCGAAGAGGGGCAGAAACTTCCCGTCCATTGGCCGGCACATTTTTCCCGCGATGAGATTCTCCAGAAATACCGCAATGCCGGGATAAGTGTCGCGCTCGGTTCCACGCCCATCGCCTATGTCGAGGGACGCTGCGTCGGCGGTGGTAGCGAAGTCAATCGCGGCCTGTACCATCGCACGCCCGCCTATGTTCTCGATTGGTGGCGCGCCGATTATGACGTCCAGCATCTCTCGCTCGATGAGTTGACGCCGCATTTCGCGGCCTGTGAAGAAATCGCGCGTGTCGAACATCTGCCGGGCGAGGCATCTCCGATCTCCAAACGCCTGCGGGATGGGGCAAAGGCTCTCGGCTGGAAGGTGATCGAGGCGCCGCGCCTTTACCGTTACGCCGGTCGAGATGCCGGCAAGCAGTCGATGTCGGCGACTTTCGTTTCGCGCTTTCTCGAAGCTGGGGGTCGGCTGATGGCCGATACCGCTGTTCGCCGGCTTTCGCGAAGGGGAGGCAAGTGGCATCTGGACGCGACGCATGCGCCATCGAATGGCACTCGCCAGGCCGTCACTATTTCCGCCGACAGGGTCTTCATCGCATGCGGTGCCGTTCAGACGCCCGCCCTCCTGCGACGTAGCGGCATAAAGTGGAACATTGGAGATTCCCTGCGCTTTCACCCGATGCTGAAGGTTGTCGCGGAGTTCGCGGACGAGGTGAATGTTTCCGGCGATTACGATCCCGTCCATCAAATCAAGGAGTTCGAACCCCTATTCGGCATGGGCTGTTCTGTCAGCAGCCAGCCATTGCTCGCACTGGCCATGGCGAATAGAGCCGGCTTTACGCCGCAACTCCAGGATCGCTGGCGTCGAATGGGCATCTACTATGTGCAGACGACCGGTGGATGCGCAACGGTGCGCAATCTGCCGTTCTTCCGCGATCCGTTGGTACGGGTTCGCCATAGCGACTGGGACCTCAGCCAATATGCCGATGGATTGAGACGATTGGCGCAGGCGCTGCTCGCTGCCGGCGCCGTCGCCGTCTATCCCGCCGCGCCCCAATATCCTGTACTCCGTTCGAGCGCTGATCTTCGGAAACTGCCGGAGAGCCTGCCCAAGGGGTCCGGCAACAATCTGACATCGGTTCACGTCTTCTCGTCATGCCCGATGGGCGAGAACCTGGCGCGTTGCGCGACGGACTCGTTCGGTCGCGTGCGTGAAGCAGACGGTCTCTATATCGCCGATGCATCGCTGCTTTGCGGTCCGACCGTCGTGAACCCGCAAGGGACGGTCATGGCGATCGCGCACCGCAATGCAACTCACGCCATAGACAATAACTTTGCCTTGCGGTGA
- a CDS encoding tetratricopeptide repeat protein, producing the protein MGARQVERRLAAILAADVVGYSRLMGANEVGTLEALKAHRSELLDRKIADYQGRIAKLTGDGMLVEFPSVVNAVECALEIQREMRIRNSDVPQDRRIEFRIGINLSDIIIEDNDLYGEGVNIAARIEAIARPGGISVSAVVRENVGNRLELTFEDTGEHVLKNIERPVRVFDVYPGSPLPGSAAVTPASVKPAVTDRPSIAVLPFANVSGDPEQEYFSDGITDDIITDLSQISGLFVVSRNSSFLYKGKAVNMQQAATELGVKFLLEGSVCKAGQRVRITSQLIDGASGGHLWAARYDRDLTDIFAVQDEITHMIVDQLKIRLLVEERTAIARTPTANVHAYTDYLRGRQLLKMRTRSSLTLGRSLFARAAELDPLYARAYAGMANCESYLKSSEGVAVAVETILATAGKALSIDPGLAEAHAARGMALNIAGRSAEATSAFETALSLDPNNYEANLFYGEFCLNQGDFDLAARHFVRALEVEPDDYRSPLLLTAALRSLGRYDEVEGYARLGWKRAEEAHRLHPDISDPIQLGACALAVLGERDRAKEWVARALAIDPEDSNARYNAAVVYSVLGELDRAIDLLEILFQGQTDSKIWVAHDSYFDPIRSHPRYKKLIGSVE; encoded by the coding sequence ATGGGCGCGCGGCAGGTTGAGCGTCGGCTTGCGGCCATTCTGGCGGCGGACGTCGTGGGGTACAGCCGCCTCATGGGCGCCAACGAGGTCGGCACGCTGGAGGCATTAAAAGCGCATCGCAGTGAATTGCTCGACAGGAAGATCGCCGATTATCAAGGCCGCATCGCCAAGCTCACCGGCGACGGCATGCTGGTCGAATTCCCAAGCGTGGTGAATGCGGTCGAATGCGCCTTAGAAATCCAGCGCGAGATGCGCATTCGTAACAGCGATGTCCCGCAGGACCGTCGGATCGAATTTCGCATCGGCATTAATCTGAGCGACATCATCATCGAGGACAACGATCTCTATGGCGAAGGGGTCAACATTGCTGCACGCATCGAGGCTATCGCCAGGCCGGGCGGTATCTCGGTGTCAGCCGTGGTTCGCGAAAATGTCGGCAACCGGCTCGAACTTACCTTCGAGGACACCGGTGAGCATGTACTCAAGAATATCGAGCGGCCGGTGCGCGTCTTCGACGTTTATCCCGGTTCACCGCTACCCGGATCCGCGGCCGTGACGCCAGCCTCGGTAAAGCCTGCCGTTACGGATAGGCCATCAATCGCTGTCCTGCCCTTCGCCAATGTGAGCGGCGATCCGGAGCAGGAATATTTCTCCGACGGCATTACCGACGATATCATCACCGACTTGTCCCAGATTTCAGGCTTGTTCGTGGTGAGCCGGAACTCGTCGTTCCTCTACAAGGGCAAGGCGGTGAATATGCAGCAGGCTGCCACTGAGCTCGGCGTGAAGTTCCTGCTCGAAGGCAGTGTATGCAAAGCGGGCCAGCGGGTACGCATCACCAGCCAGCTCATCGACGGCGCCAGCGGCGGCCATCTGTGGGCCGCCCGCTACGACCGCGACCTGACTGACATCTTCGCCGTGCAGGACGAGATCACCCACATGATCGTCGATCAGCTCAAGATCAGACTGCTGGTGGAGGAGAGGACGGCGATCGCCCGGACGCCAACCGCGAATGTTCACGCCTATACCGACTATCTGAGAGGACGTCAGCTCCTCAAAATGAGGACAAGATCGTCCCTGACATTGGGCCGAAGCTTGTTTGCCAGGGCGGCGGAACTCGATCCACTCTATGCGCGCGCTTATGCAGGTATGGCCAATTGCGAGTCCTATCTGAAATCTTCGGAGGGGGTCGCGGTCGCCGTCGAAACAATTCTCGCAACCGCCGGCAAGGCGCTGTCGATCGATCCCGGTCTAGCCGAGGCCCATGCGGCCCGCGGGATGGCGTTGAACATCGCCGGCCGCTCAGCCGAGGCGACTTCAGCCTTCGAGACGGCGCTCTCGCTCGACCCCAACAACTATGAGGCGAATCTCTTTTACGGTGAATTTTGCCTCAACCAAGGCGATTTTGATCTCGCAGCGAGACATTTCGTTCGCGCCCTGGAAGTCGAGCCCGATGATTACCGTTCGCCACTCCTCCTCACTGCTGCCTTGCGTTCCCTTGGACGCTACGATGAAGTGGAAGGCTACGCGAGGCTTGGATGGAAAAGAGCCGAGGAAGCGCATCGGCTGCATCCGGACATTTCCGACCCCATCCAACTGGGCGCGTGCGCGCTAGCCGTGCTCGGCGAACGGGATCGGGCAAAAGAGTGGGTGGCGCGTGCCTTGGCGATCGATCCGGAGGACAGCAACGCACGATACAACGCCGCCGTTGTATATTCGGTGCTCGGCGAGCTGGACCGGGCTATCGATCTACTGGAGATATTGTTTCAAGGCCAAACCGACTCAAAAATCTGGGTCGCGCACGATTCGTATTTCGATCCAATCCGCAGTCATCCGCGCTATAAAAAGCTGATTGGATCCGTCGAATAG
- a CDS encoding HAD family hydrolase codes for MKHSAPSIWDGRDLVVFDVDGTLYNQARLRKRMLLGLLLDAMRSCSFNTMKILRDFRACRESLARTSPDDFMERQFAETAALNGRPVEEVKAIVREWIDRTPLPYLPACRYPGIGALFEGLRQSGRLIAILSDYPAVEKLAALALEADLVVSATDVDVKSLKPDPAGLVKILRTTGIPAERALMVGDRFDRDWAIAERVGMDALIRSDHKDPRCMTFRSYHDAVFAPLLQSRTLERDHEA; via the coding sequence ATGAAGCATAGCGCTCCGTCGATCTGGGATGGCCGCGATCTTGTGGTATTCGATGTTGACGGCACGCTCTACAATCAGGCTCGACTGAGAAAGCGCATGCTCCTCGGCCTGCTTCTTGACGCGATGCGGTCGTGCAGCTTCAATACCATGAAGATCCTGCGGGACTTTCGCGCCTGCAGAGAGTCTTTGGCCCGCACTTCGCCCGATGATTTCATGGAGCGGCAGTTTGCGGAGACAGCCGCTCTCAACGGGCGCCCGGTCGAAGAGGTAAAGGCGATCGTGAGGGAATGGATCGACCGCACACCGCTCCCTTACCTTCCCGCCTGTCGCTACCCGGGCATCGGAGCGCTGTTCGAAGGCTTGCGTCAGTCGGGTCGGCTCATCGCTATCCTTTCGGACTATCCTGCAGTTGAGAAGCTCGCCGCGCTTGCCCTGGAAGCCGACCTCGTCGTCAGCGCGACCGACGTCGACGTGAAGAGTCTGAAGCCTGACCCGGCCGGTCTGGTCAAAATACTCCGCACGACCGGCATTCCGGCGGAGCGGGCCTTGATGGTGGGTGACCGCTTCGACCGGGACTGGGCCATCGCCGAGAGAGTGGGCATGGACGCCTTGATCCGCTCAGATCACAAAGACCCTCGCTGCATGACATTCCGGTCCTATCACGACGCCGTTTTCGCGCCGCTGCTTCAGTCGAGGACATTGGAACGAGATCATGAAGCCTGA